A part of Fusarium oxysporum Fo47 chromosome III, complete sequence genomic DNA contains:
- a CDS encoding CoA-transferase family III domain-containing protein: protein MLAQICGIVNLIIPSTSPTMLQHPPLTGIKVLEFAGLAPGPYAGMLLADAGASVLRIDRARPDTSAPTEDMLARHKSSISVDLKSERGVALIRRLVAEADVLIDPFRPGVLEKLSLGPDELCRLNPRLIYGRMTGFRRDGKYALMAGHDINYLAVSGTLGMLGRDDEKPHPPWNILADFAGGGAMLFEGILMAIISRQSSGRGQVVEANMVDGSSYLTTFPRMALKTIMGNSGRGNNLLDGGAPFYDTYETSDGKHVAVGALEPKFFAALLSGLDLAGQGWEDDQLNRGRWPELRHLMTDRFRSKTRAQWELVFDGTDACCTPVLEYSELENDPKREGDQRPAVTLRETPCLAVKEGVGHADPARFGQGPGVPGDGYRASLLKPGAGGEEVLRKWLGWENGTEYVLERGGFVLKELSKL from the exons ATGTTGGCACAGATTTGCGGCATAGTTAATCTCATCATACCTTCGACATCGCCCACCATGTTGCAGCATCCTCCTTTGACTGGCATCAAGGTGCTAGAATTCGCTGGTCTTGCTCCTG GACCTTATGCTGGCATGTTGCTCGCTGACGCAGGTGCCTCGGTTCTCCGCATAGACCGTGCTCGACCCGACACATCTGCTCCTACAGAAGACATGCTAGCCCGGCATAAATCCTCCATATCCGTGGATCTCAAATCAGAGCGGGGTGTTGCGCTTATAAGGCGCCTCGTTGCTGAGGCCGATGTCCTCATTGACCCTTTTCGTCCAGGCGTACTTGAGAAACTGTCTCTGGGTCCGGATGAGCTGTGTCGTCTTAACCCAAGGCTGATATATGGCCGCATGACTGGGTTCCGTCGTGATGGAAAGTACGCACTCATGGCAGGTCACGACATTAACTATCTTGCCGTTTCAGGTACACTGGGAATGCTGGGCAGAGATGACGAGAAGCCACATCCGCCGTGGAACATCCTGGCTGACTTCGCTGGTGGGGGAGCAATGCTATTTGAAGGTATCTTGATggccatcatctcaagaCAATCTTCTGGCCGCGGACAAGTTGTCGAGGCAAACATGGTAGATGGAAGCTCATATCTGACCACTTTCCCTCGAATGGCGCTCAAGACGATAATGGGCAACAGTGGCCGAGGAAACAATTTGCTCGATGGCGGTGCTCCCTTTTACGACACTTACGAGACATCGGATGGCAAACATGTCGCCGTCGGGGCTCTTGAACCGAAATTCTTTGCCGCTCTTCTAAGTGGGCTCGACCTTGCTGGTCAAGGATGGGAAGATGATCAGCTCAACAGAGGTCGCTGGCCCGAGCTTCGGCATTTAATGACAGATAGGTTTCGAAGCAAGACTCGTGCCCAGTGGGAACTAGTCTTCGATGGTACAGATGCGTGCTGCACCCCAGTGCTGGAGTATAGCGAACTAGAGAATGATCCCAAGCGGGAAGGTGACCAGAGACCAGCGGTGACCTTGCGGGAGACGCCGTGTCTTGCCGTGAAAGAGGGCGTAGGGCATGCAGACCCAGCTCGGTTTGGACAAGGCCCAGGTGTACCCGGAGATGGCTATAGAGCGAGTCTGCTGAAGCCTGGAGCAGGGGGGGAGGAAGTCTTGAGGAAATGGTTGGGATGGGAGAACGGAACCGAGTATGTACTGGAGCGGGGAGGGTTTGTGCTCAAGGAGCTTTCCAAGCTGTGA
- a CDS encoding Glutamate/Leucine/Phenylalanine/Valine dehydrogenase-domain-containing protein, giving the protein MQLNTMSHLPQEPEFEQAYGELASALENSSLFNEHPEYRTALAVAAIPERVIQFRVVWNDDKGNLQVNRGYRVQFNSALGPYKGGLRFHPSVNLSILKFLGFEQIFKNALTGLNMGGGKGGADFDPKGKSDAEIRRFCQAFMTELSKHIGGETDVPAGDIGVGGREIGYLFGAYRKLRNRWEGVLTGKGLSWGGSLIRPEATGYGLVYYVEYMLKHANRGTFEGKRVALSGSGNVAQYAALKIIELGGSVVSLSDSKGALVAKEGSSFTPEQIHNIAALKIKHQALTTFEHDGQFTWIEGARPWVHVGKVDIALPSATQNEVSKEEAQALVDAGAFIVAEGSNMGCTAEAIDVFEAHRKEKGAEALWYAPGKASNCGGVAVSGLEMAQNSQRIQWTEKEVDDRLKAIMKDAFVAGLETAQKYVEAKEGELPSLIAGSNIAGFIKVAEAMHDQGDWF; this is encoded by the exons ATGCAGCTGAACACCATGTCTCACCTTCCCCAAGAGCCCGAGTTCGAGCAGGCTTATGGCG AGCTCGCCTCTGCCCTCGAGAACAGCTCTCTCTTCAACGAGCACCCCGAGTATCGTACTGCCCTTGCTGTGGCCGCCATTCCTGAGCGTGTCATTCAGTTCCGTGTCGTCTGGAACGACGACAAGGGTAACCTCCAGGTCAACCGCGGTTATCGCGTCCAGTTCAACTCTGCCCTTGGCCCCTACAAGGGTGGCCTTCGATTCCACCCCAGCGTCAACCTGTCCATTCTCAAGTTCCTTGGTTTCGAGCAAATCTTCAAGAACGCCCTGACTGGCC TCAACATGGGTGGTGGCAAGGGTGGTGCCGACTTCGACCCCAAGGGCAAGTCTGATGCTGAGATTCGACGATTTTGCCAGGCTTTCATGACCGAGCTGTCCAAGCACATTGGTGGCGAGACTGATGTTCCTGCTGGTGATATTGGTGTCGGTGGCCGAGAGATCGGTTACCTCTTCGGCGCCTACCGCAAGCTCCGCAACCGTTGGGAGGGTGTCCTCACTGGAAAGGGTCTTTCATGGGGTGGTAGCTTGATCCGACCTGAGGCTACTGGTTACGGTCTCGTCTACTATGTCGAGTACATGCTCAAGCACGCCAACCGTGGCACCTTCGAGGGCAAGCGTGTCGCTCTCTCCGGCTCCGGAAATGTCGCCCAATACGCTGCTCTCAAAATCATCGAGCTTGGTGGCTCTGTCGTCTCTCTTTCCGACTCCAAGGGTGCTCTCGTCGCCAAGGAGGGTTCTTCCTTCACACCCGAGCAGATTCATAACATTGCTGccctcaagatcaagcacCAAGCCCTGACCACTTTCGAGCACGATGGACAGTTCACATGGATTGAGGGTGCCCGCCCTTGGGTCCATGTTGGTAAGGTCGACATTGCCCTCCCCAGTGCTACTCAGAACGAGGTCAGCAAGGAGGAGGCCCAGGCTCTCGTTGATGCTGGCGCCTTCATCGTCGCTGAGGGTTCCAACATGGGTTGCACTGCTGAGGCTATTGATGTCTTCGAGGCTCACCGTAAGGAGAAGGGTGCTGAGGCTCTCTGGTACGCCCCCGGCAAGGCCTCCAACTGTGGCGGTGTCGCTGTTTCTGGCCTTGAGATGGCTCAGAACAGCCAGCGTATCCAGTGGACTgagaaggaggttgatgacCGCCTGAAGGCCATCATGAAGGACGCCTTTGTCGCTGGTCTTGAGACTGCTCAGAAGTACGTCGAGGCCAAGGAGGGTGAGCTTCCCAGCTTGATCGCTGGTAGCAACATCGCCggcttcatcaaggtcgCCGAGGCCATGCACGACCAGGGTGATTGGTTCTGA
- a CDS encoding WD40-repeat-containing domain protein → MTDVSGVDLGRPGLQFSTNQATPDSTAAGNRGEAVLDSSGEPSHPNLHDTTSSDPDTPHLLSNFPNTTASAHSSAVSPANVTAPQPHRQNRNQTQTGIANIDSSAARFEGLPGQVPARILGRRQRSPAPDRRFEPSTDRSYTPDGYLIAEPRAKRRRGNVTMGGSDILDPHNGAPLGISNGSSEVFSGVTNGNKTALNGSSARDKNTSVIGRNEQSSKYFGHDREEVTRLLIQALSDMGYRTAADNVSQESGYELESPTVAGFRSAVLTGSWPVAEELLAGASLETEGPGNGLVLAPGADPNAMRFWLRQQKFLELLEQKDTSKALIVLRSELTPLSHDTGKLHFLSGLLMCRSVEDLMAKAEWDGANGQSRKLLLSELSTLSPSLYSDHFCDRRNFPTEVALELSNMADEIWQVQFSHDGTKMAACGSSPEVMIWDTRTFRVLESLDGHDGGVGNIVFSPDDSLILCCSRDGHARLWTTHDGTLIRKFPKFDEPVSGCVWAQDSRSLVVGTLDPNYSLRTLNLDTSEQYEWGVKHRVQDLCGSPDGRWLVAVDNQQTIHVYNAVTRELEFDMELKARPTSVNISQDSRHLLVNKCDGEAQLIDLLTRNSVQKFFGHTGGDYLIRCSFGGANESFVLSGSEDGNIVIWHKNTGAAVERLHGHHPRCNAVAWNPTDSYMLASAGDDGRIKM, encoded by the exons ATGACCGATGTTTCAGGGGTAGACCTGGGGAGACCTGGGTTGCAG TTTTCTACTAATCAAGCTACCCCAGATTCTACCGCGGCAGGAAACCGCGGAGAGGCCGTCCTGGACTCCTCCGGCGAGCCATCGCACCCAAATCTCCACGACACCACTTCCAGTGATCCAGACACGCCACATCTTCTTTCGAACTTTCCTAACACTACTGCTTCTGCCCATTCCTCCGCCGTCTCCCCGGCTAACGTAACCGCACCCCAACCCCATCGACAAAACCGGAATCAGACACAGACTGGCATCGCGAATATAGATTCTTCGGCTGCCAGATTTGAAGGACTTCCGGGTCAAGTACCGGCTCGGATACTCGGACGACGTCAACGCTCCCCAGCTCCTGACCGCCGTTTCGAACCGTCAACCGACCGATCCTACACGCCAGACGGTTATCTTATCGCTGAGCCTAGAGCAAAGCGACGAAGAGGGAACGTCACGATGGGTGGCAGTGACATTCTTGATCCCCATAATGGTGCTCCTTTAGGAATATCTAATGGATCAAGTGAAGTGTTTTCAGGGGTCACAAATGGTAATAAGACTGCCTTGAACGGATCTTCAGCTCGAGATAAGAACACTTCGGTCATCGGACGCAACGAACAATCCTCAAAGTACTTTGGCCATGATCGTGAGGAGGTAACCCGACTATTGATACAAGCGTTATCAGACATGGGGTATCGGACTGCCGCAGATAATGTGAGCCAAGAGAGTGGGTACGAATTGGAAAGCCCAACCGTAGCCGGCTTCAGATCTGCTGTTCTGACCGGGTCATGGCCCGTGGCCGAAGAGTTACTTGCCGGCGCTTCGTTGGAGACTGAAGGCCCAGGTAACGGCCTTGTATTGGCACCTGGCGCGGATCCCAACGCCATGAGGTTTTGGTTACGACAACAGAAGTTTCTGGAGCTTTTGGAGCAGAAAGATACAAGCAAGGCTCTGATAGTACTTCGAAGCGAGTTGACACCGTTATCCCATGACACTGGTAAACTGCATTTCTTATCAGGTCTACTCATGTGTCGTTCGGTCGAGGATCTTATGGCAAAGGCTGAATGGGATGGTGCGAATGGCCAATCTCGAAAGCTGTTGCTCTCGGAGTTATCAA CGTTATCGCCTTCGCTCTACTCAGACCACTTCTGTGATAGACGCAACTTTCCAACAGAGGTCGCATTGGAGCTTTCGAATATGGCCGATGAGATTTGGCAAGTACAGTTCTCCCATGATGGAACCAAGATGGCGGCGTGCGGTAGTAGTCCAGAAGTTATGATATGGGATACACGCACCTTTAGAGTCTTAGAGTCTCTCGACGGCCATGATGGCGGCGTCGGAAACATTGTTTTTAGCCCTGACGATTCTCTAATTCTCTGCTGCTCGAGAGACGGGCATGCAAGATTGTGGACTACTCAT GACGGGACTTTGATCAGGAAATTCCCTAAATTCGATGAGCCTGTGAGCGGCTGCGTTTGGGCTCAGGACAGTCGGTCACTGGTCGTTGGAACGCTAGATCCTAATTACAGCCTTCGAACTCTGAACCTGGATACGAGTGAGCAGTACGAGTGGGGGGTAAAGCATAGGGTCCAGGATCTATGTGGATCGCCAGACGGTCGCTGGCTCGTGGCTGTCGACAATCAGCAGACAATCCACGTCTACAACGCTGTTACACGAGAATTGGAGTTTGATATGGAGCTCAAAGCCCGGCCGACATCAGtcaacatcagccaagacTCGCGTCATCTTCTTGTCAATAAGTGCGACGGTGAAGCTCAGCTCATTGACCTCTTGACGCGGAACTCGGTCCAGAAGTTTTTCGGTCACACAGGCGGTGACTATCTAATTCGATGCTCGTTTGGTGGAGCCAACGAGAGTTTTGTTCTAAGTGGCAGTGAAGATGGCAACATCGTTATATGGCATAAAAACACGGGTGCGGCAGTCGAGCGCCTACATGGTCATCATCCCCGCTGCAATGCTGTTGCATGGAATCCTACCGACTCCTATATGCTAGCGTCAGCGGGAGACGATGGCCGAATAAAGATGTGA
- a CDS encoding importin-alpha export receptor, producing the protein MAADIGQIAQLLDATLDPTEHRKAETALKQEATKPQYSLSLLNIVNSDTLPPKTRLAAALAFKNFIRTNYVDEEGNYKLPQDEVQVIKERLIGLMISSPPNIQAQLGDAISVIADSDFWRRWDTLTQELVSRFSATDPKVNVGVLEVAHSIFARWRPLFRTDELYMEINHVIETFGQAFVQLLVTTDKKIAENNDKKEVLHGWFEALDLQIKILHDMSCHDLPPIFEENLGSISELLHKYLTYSNPLLETDDDTETSIVDTVKADICEILELFTVKYDEDFSKYCQPFIEKAWNLLSSTGPETKYDIIVSKALHFLTAIASSAQHSGIFNSEDVLTQIVEKVILPNVALRESDIELFEDEPIEFIRRDLEGSDTDSRRRSATDFLRKLQERFEAPVTTVVSKYISHYLSQGSSDWKAKDTAIYLFLSIAAKGAVTAAQGVKTVNPLVNVVEFFEQHIAQDLINTQGIEPISKVDAIKYLYTFRSQLSKEQWKVALGPLIQNLNSDNYVVYSYAAIAVERVLFLTDDVGNAMFPRADIEPFAKDLLGHLFKLIEKESSPAKLQENEFLMRCVMRILIVIKDGAIPLLDNVLTHLILITNVMKQNPSNPRFYYYHFEAIGALVRYCAPSNAALFNEKLWGPFHQILVEDVTEFMQYVFQILAQLLESSPSETISENYKALLGPLLNPTLWETRGNVPACTRLLSAVIPRASQAIQAEGQIAPVLGIFQKLLSGKKSEVLAFDILDSIVKSFEPAVLNDYFGTILRLVYTKLQGTPAESLKLRFVRFYHLVSARLEAGYGADYFIQQSNSVEDGVFTKVYPAFVLGETEKLARPVDRKVAVVSLTKTLCDSSAFAQQFAKGWANSCRKLLSLLVNPPTVAAGAGDEVVAEADVDDIGFGMSFTALNTCRALAKDDFPEVLDVTKWVKEYMVSANQRHGGAIERFVSERLSPEEQEAIAKYIR; encoded by the exons ATGGCGGCCGATATTGGTCAGATCGCTCAACTCCTTGACGCAACTCTCGATCCTACAGAGCATCGTAAAG ccGAGACTGCCCTCAAGCAAGAGGCTACCAAGCCTCAGTACtctctcagccttctcaacattgtcAACTCCGACACCCTACCGCCAAAGACTCGACTCGCTGCTGCATTGGCCTTCAAGAATTTCATTCGAACAAACTACGTG GACGAGGAAGGCAACTATAAGCTACCTCAAGATGAAGTTCAAGTCATCAAGGAGCGCCTCATCGGCCTCATGATCTCATCTCCCCCCAATATTCAGGCCCAGCTTGGTGACGCTATCAGCGTTATTGCAGACTCTGATTTCTGGCGACGATGGGATACCCTTACACAG GAACTCGTCAGTCGGTTTTCCGCTACTGACCCCAAGGTCAACGTTGGTGTTCTCGAGGTTGCACACTCTATCTTTGCCAGATGGCGACCTCTCTTTCGAACAGACGAACTTTACATGGAGATCAATCATGTGATTGAGACCTTTGGACAAGCTTTCGTTCAGCTTCTCGTG ACGACCGATAAGAAGATTGCCGAGAACAACGACAAGAAGGAAGTGCTGCATGGCTGGTTCGAGGCCTTGGACCTTCAAATCAAAATTCTACACGACATGTCTTGTCACGATCTACCTCCTATCTTCGAGGAGAATCTCGGCAGCATCTCTGAACTCCTTCACAAGTACCTTACGTACTCCAACCCCCTGTTGGAGACTGATGACGACACCGAGACGAGCATAGTTGATACGGTCAAGGCTGATATTTGCGAGATTCTCGAACTCTTCACCGTCAAATACGATGAGGATTTCTCCAAGTACTGTCAGCCCTTCATCGAGAAAGCGTGGAACCTTTTATCTTCAACAGGCCCCGAGACCAAATACGACATTATTGTCAGCAAAGCTCTGCATTTCCTTACCGCTATTGCGTCGTCTGCACAACATTCAGGAATCTTCAATAGCGAGGATGTTTTGACACAGATTGTCGAGAAGGTTATTCTACCAAATGTGGCGCTCCGCGAATCGGATATCGAACTCTTTGAGGACGAGCCTATTGAATTCATTCGCAGGGATCTGGAGGGGTCTGATACAGACTCACGTCGTCGATCTGCTACCGATTTTCTTCGAAAGCTTCAGGAACGATTTGAAGCACCTGTGACAACGGTGGTGTCTAAATATATCAGTCACTACTTGTCTCAAGGAAGCAGTGATTGGAAGGCCAAGGATACTGCCATCTATCTCTTCCTGTCTATTGCTGCCAAGGGTGCGGTAACTGCTGCTCAAGGTGTAAAGACTGTTAACCCCCTTGTCAATGTCGTTGAATTTTTTGAGCAGCACATTGCCCAAGATCTTATTAACACGCAAGGTATTGAACCAATCTCGAAGGTCGACGCCATCAAGTACCTCTACACTTTCCGAAGTCAGCTGTCCAAGGAGCAGTGGAAAGTGGCTCTGGGCCCTCTGATCCAGAATCTGAACTCAGACAACTACGTCGTTTACTCTTATGCTGCTATCGCAGTGGAGAGGGTGTTGTTTCTCACAGATGATGTGGGCAATGCCATGTTTCCCCGTGCAGACATTGAGCCCTTCGCCAAGGATCTTCTCGGCCATCTCTTCAAGCTCATTGAAAAGGAATCAAGCCCTGCCAAGCTACAGGAGAACGAGTTTTTAATGCGTTGCGTTATGAGAATTTTGATCGTTATCAAAGACGGAGCTATTCCTCTGCTGGACAATGTGTTGactcatctcatcctcatcaccaatgtTATGAAGCAAAACCCCAGCAACCCCCGCTTCTATTATTACCATTTCGAGGCTATTGGTGCTCTTGTCCGATACTGTGCCCCTAGCAATGCTGCTCTTTTCAACGAGAAGCTGTGGGGGCCCTTCCATCAAATCTTGGTCGAGGATGTCACGG AATTCATGCAATATGTCTTCCAGATTCTTGCGCAGCTTCTCGAATCTAGCCCCTCTGAGACCATCTCGGAGAATTACAAGGCCCTGTTAGGTCCTCTCCTAAACCCCACACTTTGGGAGACTCGAGGAAACGTCCCTGCATGCACACGTCTCTTGTCGGCTGTTATTCCTCGGGCATCCCAGGCTATTCAGGCCGAGGGACAAATTGCGCCCGTGCTTGGAATCTTCCAGAAGCTGCTCAGTGGCAAAAAGTCGGAGGTACTCGCCTTTGACATCTTGGATTCCATTGTGAAGAGCTTTGAACC AGCTGTCCTTAACGATTACTTCGGTACAATTCTCAGGCTAGTCTACACGAAGCTTCAAGGAACCCCTGCCGAGTCTCTAAAACTCCGCTTTGTCCGCTTCTACCATCTTGTATCTGCTCGTCTTGAGGCTGGCTATGGAGCCGACTACTTCATCCAGCAGTCAAACTCAGTGGAAGACGGCGTTTTCACCAAGGTCTACCCTGCTTTTGTCCTTGGTGAAACAGAGAAACTTGCACGCCCAGTTGATCGAAAGGTTGCAGTTGTCTCTCTTACCAAGACTCTGTGTGACTCGTCAGCGTTTGCTCAACAGTTCGCGAAGGGCTGGGCCAACAGCTGTCGCAAGCTTCTTTCACTACTTGTCAACCCTCCTACTGTGGCTGCTGGCGCTGGCGATGAGGTCGTTGCCGAGgcagatgttgatgacattGGCTTCGGCATGTCCTTTACTGCCCTCAACACCTGCAGAGCATTGGCTAAGGATGATTTCCCTGAGGTTCTCGACGTCACCAAGTGGGTAAAGGAGTACATGGTCAGCGCCAATCAGCGACATGGCGGCGCAATTGAGCGCTTCGTCAGTGAGCGATTAAGCCCTGAGGAGCaagaagccatcgccaaGTATATCCGATAG
- a CDS encoding Dynamin central region-domain-containing protein — protein sequence MSGTLASQGGISDPALIQLVNKLQDVFATVGVNNPIDLPQIAVVGSQSSGKSSVLENIVGRDFLPRGSGIVTRRPLVLQLINRPAQSNGVKADEVDTTNDKQANADEWGEFLHAPGQKFYDFSKIRDEISRETEAKVGRNAGISPAPINLRIYSPNVLTLTLVDLPGLTKVPVGDQPRDIERQIREMVLKHIGKSNAIILAVTAANQDLANSDGLKLAREVDPEGQRTIGVLTKVDLMDEGTDVIDILSNRVIPLRLGYVPVVNRGQRDIDNRKAINQALEAEKNFFENHKAYRNKSSYCGTPYLARKLNLILMMHIKQTLPDIKARISSSLQKYSAELESLGPSMLGNSANIVLNIITEFTNEWRTVLDGNNTELSSTELSGGARISFVFHELYSNGVKAIDPFDVVKDVDIRTILYNSSGSSPALFVGTTAFELIVKQQIKRLEDPSLKCVSLVYDELVRILSQLLAKQLYRRYPQLKEKMHGVVIAFFKKAMEPTNKLVRDLVAMESCYVNTGHPDFLNGHRAMAMVNERYNPSKPVQVDPKTGKPLASTPRAASPTVPDPDSAGNSGFFGSFFAAKNKKKAAAMEAPPPTLKASGTLSERENIEVEVIKLLISSYYNIVKRTMIDMVPKAVMLNLVQFTKDEMQRELLENMYRTDTLDDLLKESDFTIRRRKECQQMVESLSKASEIVSQVQ from the exons ATGAGCGGCACCCTTGCTTCACAGGGCGGCATTTCGGATCCCGCCCTGATCCA ACTTGTCAATAAGCTTCAGGATGTTTTCGCGACTGTCGGTGTTAACAACCCTATCGACTTGCCTCAGATCGCCGTGGTGGGAAGCCAGTCAAGTGGAAAGAGTTCAGTTTTGGAGAATATTGTCGGTCGAGACTT CCTGCCCCGAGGCTCTGGTATTGTAACCCGACGTCCCCTCgttcttcaactcatcaaccGCCCGGCACAGAGCAATGGAGTCAAGGCCGATGAGGTTgataccaccaacgacaagcagGCCAATGCCGATGAGTGGGGAGAGTTCCTTCATGCCCCTGGGCAGAAGTTCTACGACTTCTCCAAGATTCGAGACGAGATCTCTCGAGAAACAGAAGCCAAGGTTGGACGAAATGCCGGCATCTCCCCCGCTCCCATCAACCTTCGTATCTACTCTCCCAACGTCCTCACTCTGACCCTGGTCGATTTGCCCGGACTTACCAAGGTCCCAGTCGGAGACCAGCCCCGCGATATCGAACGACAGATCCGGGAGATGGTTCTTAAACATATTGGCAAGTCCAACGCCATCATACTTGCAGTCACTGCCGCCAACCAAGATTTGGCCAACTCGGACGGTCTCAAGCTGGCACGAGAGGTTGACCCTGAAGGTCAAAGGACGATCGGAGTCTTAACCAAGGTTGATCTGATGGATGAGGGAACCGATGTCATCGATATTCTGTCGAACCGTGTCATTCCTCTTCGACTGGGCTACGTCCCCGTTGTGAATCGAGGCCAACGAGATATTGATAATCGAAAGGCCATCAACCAGGCgctcgaggctgagaagaactttTTCGAAAACCATAAGGCTTACCGAAACAAGAGCTCATACTGCGGAACTCCTTATCTCGCGCGCAAACTTAACCTTATTCTCATGATGCACATCAAACAGACCCTACCTGACATCAAGGCCCGCATCAGTAGTTCTCTTCAAAAGTACTCAGCTGAGCTGGAAAGTCTCGGCCCCTCTATGCTCGGCAACAGCGCCAACATCGTTCTGAATATCATCACCGAGTTCACCAATGAGTGGCGCACAGTTCTGGATGGTAACAACACTGAGCTGTCCAGCACTGAGCTTTCGGGAGGTGCTCGTATCAGCTTTGTCTTCCACGAGCTTTACTCAAACGGTGTCAAGGCCATTGACCCATTTGATGTCGTCAAGGATGTCGACATCCGTACCATCCTCTATAActcttctggctcttctCCAGCACTATTTGTTGGTACTACCGCTTTCGAACTGATTGTGAAGCAGCAGATCAAGCGATTGGAAGACCCCAGCTTGAAGTGTGTTTCTCTCGTATACGATGAACTTGTTCGGATTCTGTCACAGCTTCTCGCCAAGCAGCTTTACCGCCGATACCCTCAACTGAAGGAAAAGATGCATGGCGTAGTAATTGCTTTTTTCAAGAAGGCTATGGAACCTACCAACAAGCTTGTCAGAGATTTGGTGGCTATGGAGTCATGCTACGTCAACACAGGCCACCCCGACTTTTTGAACGGTCACCGA GCAATGGCGATGGTGAATGAGCGATATAACCCCAGCAAGCCTGTTCAGGTTGACCCCAAGACTGGCAAGCCACTCGCATCAACCCCCCGGGCTGCAAGCCCGACAGTCCCCGATCCTGATAGCGCCGGTAACTCGGGCTTCTTTGGCAGTTTCTTCgcggccaagaacaagaaaaaggCCGCCGCTATGGAAGCTCCTCCGCCCACTCTCAAGGCTTCTGGTACTCTGTCAGAACGCGAGAACATTGAGGTAGAGGTTATCA AGCTCCTCATCTCCTCTTACTATAACATCGTCAAGCGAACCATGATTGACATGGTCCCCAAGGCTGTCATGCTGAATCTTGTGCA GTTTACCAAGGACGAAATGCAACGAGAGCTATTGGAGAACATGTACCGAACCGACACATTGGACGACCTTCTGAAAGAGAGTGACTTCACAATCCGACGGAGAAAGGAGTGCCAGCAGATGGTTGAGTCTCTCTCGAAGGCTAGTGAGATCGTCAGTCAAGTGCAGTGA